Proteins encoded by one window of Thiohalobacter sp.:
- a CDS encoding HPr-rel-A system PqqD family peptide chaperone: MTSRPHSALDRFDRWTARDLPLHIYRHDEEWVCFQARSGDTHLFDLLPGTLLELLREGAFSSGELARELRARFDFEEGFDLAEYIDEVLWKFEQHALIRPVT; this comes from the coding sequence GTGACATCGCGGCCACATTCCGCACTCGATCGTTTCGACCGCTGGACCGCACGCGATCTGCCCCTGCATATCTACCGTCATGACGAGGAATGGGTCTGCTTCCAGGCCCGTTCCGGTGACACCCATCTGTTCGATCTGCTGCCCGGGACCCTGCTGGAGCTGCTGCGCGAGGGCGCTTTCAGCAGCGGTGAACTGGCCCGCGAACTCAGGGCGCGCTTCGATTTCGAGGAAGGTTTCGATCTCGCCGAATACATCGACGAGGTGCTGTGGAAGTTCGAGCAGCATGCACTGATCCGGCCGGTCACATGA